GCCGCCGACGGCACCACCCCGACCGTACGGGTCGCGCCCGCCCGTCGCGCCGCCGCCAACGACAGCGACCCGCTCTTGCCCGCGCCCCCGATCACCGCCACGCCCACCCCGCGCCCGGCGCCGGACTCCCGCGCCACGTACCCGGACACCACCCGCGCGGTCAACGCCGGCGCGCCGCACACGTCCAGCACCGCCAGGGACAGTTGCGGGTCCTCGTCGGCCGGCAGCACCGCCGCGGTCGACCGGGCGAACAGGATCGCCCACCCGTCGCACGGCGCCTGCTCGCCCCGGCCGTCCCACCGGGCCAGCCCGTCGGTGACCGTGAGCGGGGTCAACGTCAACGACACCAGGGTCGCCACCCGGTCACCGGCGCGCAGACCCAGCGGCGAGCGACGGCCGGCCTCCTCGACGGTGCCGATCAGCATGCCACCGGAGCCGGTCACCGGGTTGTGCATCTTCCCCCGGCTGGTGATGATCTCCAGCACCTCGGCGCGGACCCGCTCGCCGTCCCCGCCGTGCTTCTCCGACAACTGCCGGAAGCTCGCCGCGTCCAGGTTCAGCCGCTCCACCCGGATCCGCACCTCGTTCGGCCCGATCTCCCGGGCGGCGTCCAGCCGCCACGCCGCCTGCGGCAGCACTCCCGCCGGGTCCACCACGCGATGCAGTCCTACCGGTGACGTCACGCCCACCTCCCTGTCCGGCCGCGCGAAGCTCCGGTCAAGACTCGCTTCGCGGGAAAACTTACGGCAGAATAATTTCTCTGCCGGATAATTTCCAGTAGCCTCCGGCTCGCTGACAGCGGCAACCGCACCGAGGAGGGTTCGTGACACAGACACAACCGGTGGAGACGGTCAGCCTGTCCCACCCCACCCCGGTCACCACGCCGACCGCCGGCCAGCCCTACGAGTACCGCCGCGCCCCGCTCGTCGAACCGGACTGGACCCGCTTCCCCGGCTGGCGGCACGTCACCCGCGACCAGTGGGAGTCCGCCCAGTGGCAACGCGCCAACTGCGTCAAGAACATCAAGCAGCTCCGCGCCGTCCTCGGTGACCTCGTCGACGAGACCTTCTACGCCGACCTCGACGCCGACCAGCGCGCCCTGGCCACCATGTCGATGCTCGTCCCACCCCAGATGATCAACACCATGTCACCGGCGGCCCCGCCCACCACCGAGGCGTTCCTGGCCGACCCGATCCGCCGGTACATGATCCCGGTCGCCAGCGACCGCCGCGCCGACTGGCCCTCGCACCCCTACGCCAGCCGCGACTCACTCCACGAGCACGACATGTGGGTGGCCGAGGGGCTCACCCACCGCTACCCCACCAAGGTCCTCGCCGAGCTGCTCTCCACCTGCCCCCAGTACTGCGGGCACTGCACCCGGATGGACCTCGTCGGCAACTCCACCCCGGCCGTCGACAAGCTCAAGCTCACCCTCAAGCCCGTCGACCGCTACGACGCGCACGTCGACTACCTCAGGGCCCACCCCGGCGTCCGGGACGTCGTGGTCTCCGGCGGGGACGTCGCCAACGTGCCGTGGCGCAACCTGGAGTCGTACCTGATGCGGCTGCTGGGGATCGAGACCATCCGCGACATCCGACTGGCCACCAAGGCGCTGATGGGGCTGCCCCAGCACTGGCTGCAACCCGACGTGGTCGAGGGCCTCGAACGGGTCGCCCGCACCGCCGCCCGCCGCGGCGTCAACCTCGCCATCCACACCCACGTCAACCACGCCCAGTCGCTCACCCCGCTGGTCGCCCGGGCCACCCAGACCGCCCTCGACGTCGGCGTCCGCGACGTACGCAACCAGGGCGTGCTCATGCGCGGCGTCAACGCCACCGCCGCCGACCTGCTCGACCTGTGCTTCGCGCTGCAGGGCGAGGCCGGGATCCTCCCGTACTACTTCTACCTGTGCGACATGATCCCGCACGCCGAGCACTGGCGGGTCCCGGTCTGGCATGCCCAGCAGCTCCAACACGACATCATGGGCTACCTGCCCGGATACGCCACCCCGCGGATCGTCTGCGACGTCCCGTTCGTCGGCAAACGCTGGGTCCACATGCTCACCGAGTACGACCGCGAGCGCGGCATCTCGTACTGGACCAAGAACTACCGCACCTCGATCGAGTCGGCCGACCTGGAGGCGCTGGACAAGCGCCACCCCTACTACGACCCGATCGACACCCTGCCCGAGCCGGGCCGGCGGTGGTGGGCCACCCACCGCGCCGACGACTGAGCCACCAGGGGGCGGCGCACAGACGGTGGGGGCGTCCGGTCACGTGACCGGACGCCCCCACCGTCGTTGTTCACTTCGTGAAAGCGTCTCGCACATCCCGACCGGCGTCCTTGACGTGCTCCCCGGCCTGGCGGGCCCGGGCGTCCGTCTGCTGCGCGGCGCCCTCGCCACGCATGCGCTCGTTGTCGGTGGCGTCACCGATGCGCTCCTTCGCGGCGCCGGTCAGCTCGTCGGCCTTGTTCTTCATCTTGTCGGCGAAACCCATCTTCACCACTCCCTCCGGCTGTTCCGGCCCGTCGTCGGGCCATGACTTCGGTGTGCCCACTGGAGGCTGGCTGGAAACGTTCTGGGTGGGGCTCACCACCCCTATGGCATCCTAGGAAGATAGGCGGAATAGGGTGCTGGTTGACTGGGGCCATGGGAGAACTCCTGCTCGTACGGCACGGCGAGACCGCCTGGAGCGCCGCACGTCGGCACACCTCGTACACCGACCTCGAACTCACCGCCGACGGCGAACGCCAGGCCCGCGCGCTACGCGACCGGCTCACCGACCGGACCTTCGTCGCCGTGCTGGCCAGCCCCCGCCGACGCGCGCTACGCACCGCCGAACTCGCCGGCCTGCCCGTCACCACCGTCGACGAGGACCTGACCGAATGGCACTACGGCGCGTACGAGGGCCGCACCACCGCCGACATCCACACCGAACGCCCCGACTGGACCATCTGGCACGACGGCTGCCCCGACGGCGAGTCACCCGACCAGATCGGCGCCCGCCTCGACCGGCTGCTGCGCCGGGTCACCCCGCTGCTCGACCGGGGCGACGTCGCCCTCGTCGGCCACGCCCACGCCCTGCGCGTGCTCGGCGCACGCTGGATCGACCTGCCAGCGTCGGCCGGCGGGAAACTCCGACTCGACACCGCCACCCTCAGCGTCCTCGGCCAGGAGCACGGCCGCCCGGTCATCCTCGGCTGGAACGCCCGCTGAGCCGGCATCGGCCACTCCCCCGACCGGCGCTCGCGCCCGTCACCCGACCGGTACGCCGTCGCTCGGCCGGCCCCGCCCAGCCCCCGGCGGACGCTTCTCGTACGGAGTGGACAGCACCACCGTCGTCCGGGTCGTGACGTTCGCCGCGGTGCGGATCTCCTGCAGCACCCGCTCCAGGTCCGCCGGACCGGCCACCCGCACCAGCAGCAGGTAGAAGTCCTCCCCCGCCACCGAATAACACGAATCGATCTCCGGCAGGTGGGCCAACCGCTCCGGCGCGTCGTCCGGCTGCGACGGGTCGAACGGCCGGATCGCCACGAACGCCGTCAACGGCAACCCCAACGCCTCGAACGACACCTGCGCGGCGTACCCACGGATCACGCCCCGCTGCTCCAGCCGCCGCACCCGCTGGTGCACCGCCGACACCGACAACCCCACCCGCTCGGCCAGGTCGGTGTACGACAACCGGCCGTCCACGCCCAGGGCGCCGACGATCGCGCGATCGATCTCCTCCACGGCGGCCAACCTACCGGGAAAACCCTTCCCCGGCGACGACCTTCCCCGCCGCGGCCCGCCCCCGTGGAACCCGGTCAGCCCTTCGCCAGCGCCCGGGAGATCACCAGCCGCTGGATCTGGTTGGTGCCCTCCACGATCTGCAGCACCTTGGCCTCCCGCATGTACCGCTCCACCGGATAGTCGGCGACGTACCCGGAGCCGCCGAGCACCTGCACCGCGTCGGTGGTCACCCGCATCGCCACGTCGGTGGCGAACAGCTTCGCCTTGGCCGCCTCGATCGAGTACGGCCGCCCCGCGTCCCGCAACCGCGCCGCCGCCAACGTCAACGCCCGCGCCGCCGACACCTGGGTCGCCAGGTCCGCCAGGGTGAACCCGAGGCCCTGGAAGTCGATGATCGGCTGGCTGAACTGCCGCCGCCCACGGGCGTAGGACACCGCGTGGTCCAGCGCCCCCTGGGCCAACCCGACCGCGCAGGCGGCGATGCCCAGCCGGCCGGAATCCAGCGCCGACATGGCGATGCCGAACCCCGACCCTTCCTCGCCGACCAGCCGCTCCGCCGGCACCCGCACGTCGTCGAAGGCGATCTGCGCCACCGGCGACGACCGTAGCCCCATCATCTTCTCCGCCGCCTGCGGCACGACGCCCGGCGTGCCCGCGTCGACAAGCAGACAGGAGATGCCCTTCGCGCCCGGCCCGCCGGTACGGCAGAACACGTTGTAGAAGTCCGCGGTGTGCGCGTGCGTGATCCACGCCTTCGTGCCCGACACCACGTACCCGTCGCCCTCGCGCGTCGCGCGGGTGGTCAACGCGGCCGCGTCCGAACCGCCCTGCGGCTCCGACAGGCAGTACGCCCCCAGCAGCTCCCCGCCGAGCATCTCCGGCAGCCGACCGCGCAGCTTCTCGTCGCCGTAGCGGGAGACCGGATAGCAGGCCAGGGTGTGCACGCTGACCGCCTCGGCCACCGCCAACCACCGGCTCGCCAGGATCTCCAGCACCTGCAGGTACACCTCGTACGGCTGACCGGCGCCGCCCTGCTCCTCCGGGTACGGCAGGCCGAGCAGCCCGGCCCGGCCCAGGACACGCAGCGGCTCCCGGGGGAACTCGCCGCGTTCCTCGTACTCGGCGGCCCGGGGCGCGAACTCCCGGTCGGCCAGCTCGGTGGCCAGGTCGAGCAGGTCTCGGGCCTCGTCGGTGGGGAGGATCCGGTCGACAGTCAGCACCCCGTCAGCTTAACGCTCGTTCGGGCCGACCGGATCGGGTGGTCGGACGACCGCGTCGACGGTGGGCGGATCCGCCGGGTCGGGCTGCGCGTACGCGCGGGCGACGGCGGCCCGGTCGAACACCCGCCAGGTGGCCGCGGTGACCAGCGTCGCCACCACGAACCCGACCCAGTACGGGGCGGTCAGCCCGAACCGGGCCACCAGCGCCCCGCCCAGCAACGCGCCGACACAGTTGCCGCCGGCCACCACGAACAGGTTCACGCTGCCCACCCGCCCCAACAGGCGCGGCGGAGTGAGCCGCTGCCGAAGCGACACCGCCACTATCCCCCACAGCGCGCCGTGCACCCCGAACAGCGTCAACGCGGCGCCCACCAGCCACGGATCCGGCGACATCGCCAGGACCAGGTGCAGCAGCACCTCGGTGAGCAGGCCCAGCCGGATCGTCCACGTCGCGGTGGCCCACCTGATCAGCCGGTCACCGACCACCGAGCCGAGCAGGCTGCCCGCCGCCAGGCAGGTCAGCAGCAGGCCGTAGCCGACCTCGCCCAGCCCGAGGCGCTGCTCGGCGACCAGCACCAGCATCGCGTACGCGGCGGTGAGGGTGACGTTCAACAGCCCGATCAGCACCGCCATGGCGCGCAGCAGCCGCTGCCCGGCCAGCCAGCGGATCCCCTCGAGCAGGTCGGCCCGGGCCGACCGGACCCGGGTGTCGGGGGTCGGCCCGAACGAGCCGGCGAGCCCGGCGAGGAGCACCGCGCCCACCGCGTAGGCGGCGGCGTTGGCGAGGAACGGCGCGCTCGCCGCGAGGACGAACAGGAACCCGCCGAGCGGGCCGGCGAGCATGCCGTGCGCCACCATGGCGCCGCCCACCAGCCAGCCGTTGGCCCGTTCCAGGCGCTCGCGCGGCACCACGGCGGGCACCAGCGCCTGACTGGCCGTGCGGTTCAGGATCTCGCCGGTGTTCAGCAGGAACAGCACCACGTAGAGCAGGGCGACGGTGACCAGCCCACCGACGATGGCCGCGCCCAGCCCGGTCAGCGCGGCCACCCGCAGCCAGTCCACGACGATCATCAAACGGCGGCGGTCGACCCGGTCGACCAGCACGCCGCCGGGCAGCGCGAAGAGCAGCCACGGCAGCCAGGCCACCGCGAACGCCCCGGACACCAGCAGCGGAGTCGGTGCGGGCGGCGACCAGCAGCGGCGCGGCGACCGTGCTCAGGCCGCTGCCCAGGGCCGAGGCGGTGCTCGCCGCCCACAGTCGACCGAAGCGGGCATCGAGCTGTCTCCCCGTCACCCGGGAGACGCTACCGACGCGCTCCGGCCCGGGCGACGGGGTTTTCCCGCCGCCCGGGCCCGGTCAGCCCTTGACGCAGACCACCTGCCGCAGGTGCGCGACCACCTCGACCAGGTCCTCCTGCCGCGCCATCACCTCGACGATGTCCTTGTACGCGCCGGGGATCTCGTCGACCACCCCGTGGTCCTTGCGGCACTCCACGCCGGCGGTCTGGGCGGCCAGGTCGTCGGTGGTGAAGGTGCGCCGGGCCTGGCCGCGCGACATCCGCCGGCCCGCCCCGTGCGAGGCGGAGCAGTACGCGTCCGGGTTGCCCCGCCCGCGTACCACGTACGAGCCGGTGCCCATCGAGCCGGGGATGACGCCGAGGTCGCCCGCGCCGGCCCGGATGGCGCCCTTGCGGGTCACCAGCACCTCCTCGCCGCCGTAGGTCTCCTCGGCCACGTAGTTGTGGTGGCAGGAGATCGGCTGGTCGTAGCGGACCTGCGGCAGGTGCGTGCGGACCACGTCGCACAGCAGCGCCAGCATGACCGCCCGGTTGCGCCGGGCGTACTCCTGCGCCCACCACAGGTCCCGCCGGTAGGCGTCCATCTCGGGGGTGCCGGTGAGGAACACCGCGAGGTCCCGGTCGGGCAGGTCGGCGTTGTGCGGCAGCCGCCGGGCCACCGCCATGTGCCGCTCGGCCAGCTCCTTGCCGATGTTGCGGGAGCCGGAGTGCAGCATCAGCCAGACCCGGCCGTCCTCGGCGCCGCCCTGCTCCACGCAGACCTCGATGAAGTGGTTGCCGCCGCCCAGGGTGCCAAGCTGGTGCCGGGCCCGGTCCTCGAGCTGGCGCACCCGCGGGTCCAGGTCGCCGAAACGCCGCCAGAACGCGTCCCAGCCGGCCTGCTCCAGGCCGCGGACCCGGCGCGGGTCGACCGGCCGGTCGTGCTTGGCGAAGCCGACCGGAACAGCCGCCTCGATGGCGCTGCGCAGCCGGCCCAGGTCGTCGGGGAGGTCGGCGGCGGTCAGCGAGGTCCGTACCGCGGACATCCCGCAGCCGATGTCCACCCCGACCGCCGCCGGGGACACGGCCTGCCGCATCGCGATCACCGAGCCGACGGTGGCGCCCTTGCCGAAGTGCACGTCGGGCATCACCGCGACGCCCTGCACCCAGGGCAGCGCGCCGATGTTGCGGAGCTGCCGCAGGGCCTGCTCCTCGATGGCGTACGGGTCGGTCCAGACCCGGACCGGGGCGCGGGTGCCGGGCAGCGGGGTGAAGCTCATGGTCGTCTCCTGGGGTTCGGCTGGCGGGGATGCCGGCCGGGCCCGAAGAAAGCCGCCCGACCCGGCAGGGGTGGGCGGCGTGGACGCCGTCAGGTGGGCGCGGTCAGCGCCACCACCCCGGTGAATGTTCCTGGCCGTGTCGGGGCGACGACGCCGACGGCACGACCGGCGCACACCACGACGGACGTGGCGTGCCGGTGCGGGCCGGGCGGGTCACGGGGCGCTCCCGAGGGGTCGGTGGGCGGGCTGTCGGGTCCACCGTAGGAGCCGGGTGGTCCGTCCGCAACGGATATCCACCCCGGGCGGGCGCGTCGCCGCGCGGAACGGACCGAAGTGGAAAGATCACGGTCTATGGAGCAGGGCTCCGGTTGTCGACGTGGGACGGGAGCGACGGGATGTCCACACCACGCCAACGCATGGTCGAGCTGGGCATCGCCCAGGAGGGTGATCCGGTGCTGGACCGCCCGGCGACGCCGTTCGCGCTGCCCGGCGAGGCCGACGAGGCCGGACGGCTGGTGGACCGCCTACGGGCCACCATGTCCCGGATCGCCACCGTGCACGTGTTCGCCAAGGGCATGGGCCTGGCCGCGCCCCAGGTCGGTGTCAGCCGGTCGGCCGCGCTCGTGCGCGCCCCGGACGGGGCGGAGCTGGTCCTGCTCAACCCCCGGGTGCTCGACGAGTCCCCGGAGACCGACGAGCAGTACGAGGGTTGTCTGAGCTTCTTCGACGTGCGTGGGCTGGTGCGCCGGCCGACCCGGATCGAGGTGGCCCACCAGCAGGCCGACGGCCGCACGGTGGTCACCGGGTTCCGGGACGGGTTGGCCCGGCTGGTCGCCCACGAGATCGACCACCTCGACGGTCGGCTGTACCGGGAGCGGATGCCGCCCGGGGTCGAGGTGATCCCGGTGGCGCGGTACCGGGGCACCGGGGCCCGCTGGTCGTACCGGGCCGGCGACGGCCGGGACGACTGACCGGGGCCGGGAACGGCGTGCCGCCCGCCGGACGGCTGTCCGGCGGGCGGCACGGGTGGATCGGGCGTCAGCTCGCGGCCCCCGAGCCGAACCGGCTGCGCCGACGCCAGAGGAAGGTCCCCAGCAGCATCACCGCGCCGGCGCCGACCAGGCCACCGCCGACCTTGATCGGCAGTTCCATGTCGTCACCGGTCACCGGCAGCTTCCCACCGTGGTGCGGGGGCTTACCGCCGTGGTGCGGGGGCTTGCCGCCGTGGTGGCGCGGCAGGACGGTCAGCACGGCCGTCGCGGTGCGGCCGGTCTCCAGCCCCCGGGCGGTGAAGGTCACCCGGCCGGCGCACCAGGCCCGGTAGGGGAACGAGAAGGAGCCCTGCGCGTCGGCGCGGACGGTGAAGGTCTGCTCGCCGCAGTCGCGCGAGCCGTCCCAGGTGCCGCCCCGGTGCTCGGGCGGGCCGTCACCGGGCTGGGAGGCGTCCTGCCGTTGCCGGACGACGGACGCCAGCGCCACGGTGCCGTCACCGTCGAGCCGGGCGCCGCGTTCCGAGTTGAGGGCGCCGGCGGCCAGCGGGCTGAACGTGATGGTGATCTCCACCAGCTCGTTCGGTCCGAAGCCGGTGCCGGTGACGGTGGTGGTCTCCCCTTCCACCACCGTGCTCGGGTTGACCGTCAGGGTCGGCCCGACCGGCGGGTAGGGCGGTGGCTGGGTCGGGCCGGGTGGACTGGTGGGCGGAGGTTGCGGCTGGGACAGGGCCGCCCCCGCCGCGGTCGGCGCGGCCACGACGGCCATGCCGACCGCGATGGCCGTGATGATGCGGGATAGCCGCATGATGGGTCCTTCCTACTGGTCACAGCGAGATGCCTGGTGGATGTGGGTGGTCCATGGGGTGGCGGTGGGAGTCAGCCAGAGCTCCGCCCCGCCGGTGCCCGTGGACGCCGTCAGCAGGTCGACCTCCAGGGCCCGGGTGGCGCCGGGTCCGACCGCCATGGTGACGATGGCGACCTGACGGCGGCGTTCGGTGCCGCTGCCCAACGCCGTGTCGACCCCGTCCAGTCGGGCGCGCACCACCGCGCCGCCGGCCGGGCTGAAGACGTTGACCAGGGTGTGGACGACGTACGGGTCACCGTCGCGTCCCATGCCGAGCACGGATGACGTGAGTCCCGCCCGGGGCGCCGTCGAGTGCAGCGACACCCTCAGTCGAAGCTCGCGCCGGCCGTCCGCCCGGCACCTGCCGACCGTCAACGACACGTCCGGCTTCAGGTAGTAGCCGAGTTTCGCGCCGCTGCTGTCGTTGAGGAACACGCCGACGGTCGGCTGTTCCTCCCGCTCCGGAAGCGTCCCGGTCAACCGGCTGTCGCCGAGCGCCTGTTGGTGCACCGGATCGGTACTCCAGAACAATATCCGTCGTTCACCTATAGAACGGTCGAATGCCGACAAAAGCGTTCGAGGATCGACCGGTCGGGTGAGAAACGCCTCGAAGACCTCCGCCGCCGCCCGGGCGAAGAACTCGTCCTGTTCGGCCAGGTCCAGCCGCAGGTAGCTGTCGGAGAGCAGGACCCGGACGATGGTGTCGCTGGTCAGCGCCCCGTAACCGGGAACCTCTACCGGACCGGTGCCGACCAGCAGGTAGGACAGGGCCACCGGGTCCATCGCCAGCACGCCGTCCACGGTCGTCCCGGTGTGCCGGCGGAACATCTCCCGGTACAGCGCGGCGGCGGTGGGGAAGTGCGGGGTCAGGTTGACGTCCGCGGGATAGATGCCGGGCAGGTCGGTGTAGAGGGCGCGCATCTCCCGGCTGATCCCCGGCAACGGCGGCTGGAAGTAGCCCATCTCCACGGCGGCGCCCTGTCCGGCCAGCCGTACCCGCCCCCGGTCCGCCTCGATCACCGCGTACGCGCCGAACATGCCGCCGGTGGCCCGCAGCTCGGCGAGGTTCTGCGAGACCAGCAGGTAGGACCGTTTTCCGCCCGCGCCGAGCAGCGACGGCAGGATGCCGGCGCCCCGGCTGACCGCGCCGGTGAGCCGGGCCAGCCGGTCGACCTCGGCGCGCAGCCCGGACAGCGCCGTGCGGACCTGGGCGGTCAGGCCGGCCGCCGGCACCGCGCCGAGCCGGCCGGCCGCCTGCCGCACCGCCGCGTCGGCCGCGGCGAGCTGCTCACCGGTCGACCGCAGCACAGCCAGGTCGAGGCGGCCGTCCCGGGGAAGCAGGCCGGTGAGGTCGACGGCGAGCAGCCGGGGGAACGCCTGGTGGGCCAGGTCGTCCAGGGCGACCGTGATCTGCCGGACGGCGGTCAGGTCGTCCCCGACGTACGGCGCCCTGCGGGCGAGGGACCAGCCAGGATCCGCGGCGGCGCGCCGGGCCGCGGTGGTCTGTTCCTGCAGGGCGGCCAGGGCGCGTCGGGCCCGGTCGGTGTCCCCGCCCACGAGCTGCGCGTTGAGATCACGGGCCAGACCGGCGACGCCGAGCAGGTGGCCGCGGGTCTGCCAGACGCGCAGGCCGACCCAGCCGCCCGCCACGAGCAGCAACGAGACAGCCACGAGACCGGCGAGAAGCGCCCGGCGCAGTCGCGGCCGGCGGTGCCGGCGGGTACGCCGTCGCCGGGGCGTCACGCGTGTCGTCACACCCGTTCTCCTGGGACAAAATGGTCAGAAAAGTACGCTTCCTTGGGATTTTCTACCCCATACTGATATGGCGTAGGGGTTTTAACGCCTTATTCAGTCTTATGTGTTATTCGCGAGGTGGCTTCACGTCGCCGACGGTCACGTCCCGCAGGATCCGCTCGATCCGGTCCACTCCGGCCGCCCGGGACATCTGCCGCTGGTACGCCTCGCGGCCCCGCCGCCCCATCTGCGCCCGCGCCTCGGCCGGGATCGTCGCGGCCAGCCAGAACCGGTCGGCCAACGCGGACCAGTCCTCCGGTGGGCAGGACAGTCCGGCCCGGGCCCGTTCGACGATCGTCACCGTGTCCCCGGCGGCGGAGGCCACCACGGGCGCCGCGCAGGAGAACGCGGCCTGGACCTTCGCCGGCACCACCCCGCGCAGCTCGGGCAGGTCTCGGGCGGCCACGAGCTGGTAGTCCGCCGCGGCGTAGAGGTCGGCCATCTCCACCGGCGACCGGCGCTCGAGGAACCGCACGTTCGGCACCCGCCGGTCGGCCACCAACGCACGCAGCCCCGGCTCGTCCACGCCCGAGCCGACCAGGACCAGATCCATCCGGTCGGCCACCGCGGCGGCGGCCCGCACGGCGGTGTCCAACCGCTGCCGTGGCCCGATCGCCCCCGCGTGCATCACCACGCAACGTCCGTCCCCGCCCACCAGTCGCCGGGCGGCCGGGCTCGGCCGGGCCGGATGGAAGATCCGCTCGTCGGTCCAGTTGAGCACCAGACGGACCCGGGCCGGGTCGGCGCCGGCGGCGACCACCAGGTCCCGCATGGACCAGGCGGTGACGACGACCGCGTCGGCGTCGGCGTAGAGCCGACGCGACGCC
The sequence above is a segment of the Micromonospora sp. WMMD882 genome. Coding sequences within it:
- a CDS encoding peptide deformylase, which produces MSTPRQRMVELGIAQEGDPVLDRPATPFALPGEADEAGRLVDRLRATMSRIATVHVFAKGMGLAAPQVGVSRSAALVRAPDGAELVLLNPRVLDESPETDEQYEGCLSFFDVRGLVRRPTRIEVAHQQADGRTVVTGFRDGLARLVAHEIDHLDGRLYRERMPPGVEVIPVARYRGTGARWSYRAGDGRDD
- a CDS encoding RtcB family protein, with amino-acid sequence MSFTPLPGTRAPVRVWTDPYAIEEQALRQLRNIGALPWVQGVAVMPDVHFGKGATVGSVIAMRQAVSPAAVGVDIGCGMSAVRTSLTAADLPDDLGRLRSAIEAAVPVGFAKHDRPVDPRRVRGLEQAGWDAFWRRFGDLDPRVRQLEDRARHQLGTLGGGNHFIEVCVEQGGAEDGRVWLMLHSGSRNIGKELAERHMAVARRLPHNADLPDRDLAVFLTGTPEMDAYRRDLWWAQEYARRNRAVMLALLCDVVRTHLPQVRYDQPISCHHNYVAEETYGGEEVLVTRKGAIRAGAGDLGVIPGSMGTGSYVVRGRGNPDAYCSASHGAGRRMSRGQARRTFTTDDLAAQTAGVECRKDHGVVDEIPGAYKDIVEVMARQEDLVEVVAHLRQVVCVKG
- a CDS encoding histidine phosphatase family protein, yielding MGELLLVRHGETAWSAARRHTSYTDLELTADGERQARALRDRLTDRTFVAVLASPRRRALRTAELAGLPVTTVDEDLTEWHYGAYEGRTTADIHTERPDWTIWHDGCPDGESPDQIGARLDRLLRRVTPLLDRGDVALVGHAHALRVLGARWIDLPASAGGKLRLDTATLSVLGQEHGRPVILGWNAR
- a CDS encoding zinc-binding alcohol dehydrogenase, whose amino-acid sequence is MTSPVGLHRVVDPAGVLPQAAWRLDAAREIGPNEVRIRVERLNLDAASFRQLSEKHGGDGERVRAEVLEIITSRGKMHNPVTGSGGMLIGTVEEAGRRSPLGLRAGDRVATLVSLTLTPLTVTDGLARWDGRGEQAPCDGWAILFARSTAAVLPADEDPQLSLAVLDVCGAPALTARVVSGYVARESGAGRGVGVAVIGGAGKSGSLSLAAARRAGATRTVGVVPSAAERDALTAAGLATQVAVADARDPVALSTAVTSALGTPADVTVVCVDVPGCEHGAILATADGGTVVFFSMATSFAAAALGAEGLAADVTMLVGNGYVPGHADLALELVRSEPGVRGLFEARLAAD
- a CDS encoding lysine 2,3-aminomutase — its product is MTQTQPVETVSLSHPTPVTTPTAGQPYEYRRAPLVEPDWTRFPGWRHVTRDQWESAQWQRANCVKNIKQLRAVLGDLVDETFYADLDADQRALATMSMLVPPQMINTMSPAAPPTTEAFLADPIRRYMIPVASDRRADWPSHPYASRDSLHEHDMWVAEGLTHRYPTKVLAELLSTCPQYCGHCTRMDLVGNSTPAVDKLKLTLKPVDRYDAHVDYLRAHPGVRDVVVSGGDVANVPWRNLESYLMRLLGIETIRDIRLATKALMGLPQHWLQPDVVEGLERVARTAARRGVNLAIHTHVNHAQSLTPLVARATQTALDVGVRDVRNQGVLMRGVNATAADLLDLCFALQGEAGILPYYFYLCDMIPHAEHWRVPVWHAQQLQHDIMGYLPGYATPRIVCDVPFVGKRWVHMLTEYDRERGISYWTKNYRTSIESADLEALDKRHPYYDPIDTLPEPGRRWWATHRADD
- a CDS encoding CsbD family protein, yielding MGFADKMKNKADELTGAAKERIGDATDNERMRGEGAAQQTDARARQAGEHVKDAGRDVRDAFTK
- a CDS encoding MFS transporter, translated to MSGAFAVAWLPWLLFALPGGVLVDRVDRRRLMIVVDWLRVAALTGLGAAIVGGLVTVALLYVVLFLLNTGEILNRTASQALVPAVVPRERLERANGWLVGGAMVAHGMLAGPLGGFLFVLAASAPFLANAAAYAVGAVLLAGLAGSFGPTPDTRVRSARADLLEGIRWLAGQRLLRAMAVLIGLLNVTLTAAYAMLVLVAEQRLGLGEVGYGLLLTCLAAGSLLGSVVGDRLIRWATATWTIRLGLLTEVLLHLVLAMSPDPWLVGAALTLFGVHGALWGIVAVSLRQRLTPPRLLGRVGSVNLFVVAGGNCVGALLGGALVARFGLTAPYWVGFVVATLVTAATWRVFDRAAVARAYAQPDPADPPTVDAVVRPPDPVGPNER
- a CDS encoding acyl-CoA dehydrogenase family protein — its product is MTVDRILPTDEARDLLDLATELADREFAPRAAEYEERGEFPREPLRVLGRAGLLGLPYPEEQGGAGQPYEVYLQVLEILASRWLAVAEAVSVHTLACYPVSRYGDEKLRGRLPEMLGGELLGAYCLSEPQGGSDAAALTTRATREGDGYVVSGTKAWITHAHTADFYNVFCRTGGPGAKGISCLLVDAGTPGVVPQAAEKMMGLRSSPVAQIAFDDVRVPAERLVGEEGSGFGIAMSALDSGRLGIAACAVGLAQGALDHAVSYARGRRQFSQPIIDFQGLGFTLADLATQVSAARALTLAAARLRDAGRPYSIEAAKAKLFATDVAMRVTTDAVQVLGGSGYVADYPVERYMREAKVLQIVEGTNQIQRLVISRALAKG
- a CDS encoding DUF4012 domain-containing protein, yielding MTTRVTPRRRRTRRHRRPRLRRALLAGLVAVSLLLVAGGWVGLRVWQTRGHLLGVAGLARDLNAQLVGGDTDRARRALAALQEQTTAARRAAADPGWSLARRAPYVGDDLTAVRQITVALDDLAHQAFPRLLAVDLTGLLPRDGRLDLAVLRSTGEQLAAADAAVRQAAGRLGAVPAAGLTAQVRTALSGLRAEVDRLARLTGAVSRGAGILPSLLGAGGKRSYLLVSQNLAELRATGGMFGAYAVIEADRGRVRLAGQGAAVEMGYFQPPLPGISREMRALYTDLPGIYPADVNLTPHFPTAAALYREMFRRHTGTTVDGVLAMDPVALSYLLVGTGPVEVPGYGALTSDTIVRVLLSDSYLRLDLAEQDEFFARAAAEVFEAFLTRPVDPRTLLSAFDRSIGERRILFWSTDPVHQQALGDSRLTGTLPEREEQPTVGVFLNDSSGAKLGYYLKPDVSLTVGRCRADGRRELRLRVSLHSTAPRAGLTSSVLGMGRDGDPYVVHTLVNVFSPAGGAVVRARLDGVDTALGSGTERRRQVAIVTMAVGPGATRALEVDLLTASTGTGGAELWLTPTATPWTTHIHQASRCDQ
- a CDS encoding Lrp/AsnC family transcriptional regulator, with product MEEIDRAIVGALGVDGRLSYTDLAERVGLSVSAVHQRVRRLEQRGVIRGYAAQVSFEALGLPLTAFVAIRPFDPSQPDDAPERLAHLPEIDSCYSVAGEDFYLLLVRVAGPADLERVLQEIRTAANVTTRTTVVLSTPYEKRPPGAGRGRPSDGVPVG